One region of Glycine max cultivar Williams 82 chromosome 9, Glycine_max_v4.0, whole genome shotgun sequence genomic DNA includes:
- the LOC100807822 gene encoding two-component response regulator ARR12, with translation MAVENQREDGGCDRFPVGMRVLAVDDDPICLKVLENLLRKCQYHVTTTNQAVEALTMLRENRNKFDLVISDVNMPDIDGFKLLELVGLEMDLPVIMLSAHGDTKLVMKGVTHGACDYLLKPVRIEELKNIWQHVVRRKNFDSRDQNKASNEEKAPNFAGGGSQGLRSENSADQNKRLGKKRKDQSDEEEEGGEENEDDEDPSAQKKARVVWSVELHRKFVAAVNQLGLDKAVPKKILDLMNVEGLTRENVASHLQKYRLYLKKAAQQANMVAALGGSDSYLRIGSIDGYGDFCTSSGSGRITNATLPSYASTGIFSRLNSPAALNMRGISSSALIRPVQSQNINSSLNTLGNIQPSIFPANQSSSLLQGIPTSIELNQSKQRNCTTGISQLSQVDSSGFTVASGFPDHRATVNGPNNSLPCVSNNHIMLQGNPQTHGPGAFSNQSSVRAASLCAESFDVGLCGSSNLLDHNRCNDNWQNAAQLSKFPANSLPLCEAFSNDQLPPTSINDSNSSTHIGNNSPVDFSSRMGISVPLEDTRNELRCQEGLIGNIVQPSSYTPRQRWEEHKLDYNQNMSCPFNSVNSHASSSGVTSSMGHVLNQNNTICSNRVDASSLVGQLNGASPSISRCTEVEKFSSDIRLKPNEAYILEQMKSQDGFMQNTFGTLDDIMGVMVKREQNESTLLDGEMGFDAYPVGSCN, from the exons ATGGCTGTGGAAAACCAAAGGGAAGATGGGGGTTGTGATCGTTTTCCTGTGGGTATGCGTGTTCTTGCTGTGGATGACGACCCAATTTGCCTCAAGGTGTTGGAGAATCTCCTTCGCAAATGCCAGTATCATG TTACTACAACTAATCAGGCAGTTGAGGCACTGACAATGTTGAGGGAAAACAGAAATAAGTTTGACCTCGTTATCAGCGATGTGAATATGCCTGACATTGATGGATTTAAGCTCCTTGAGTTGGTGGGACTTGAAATGGACCTACCTGTCATCA TGTTGTCAGCACACGGTGATACAAAGCTGGTGATGAAGGGTGTTACACATGGTGCATGTGACTATTTGCTGAAACCTGTTCGAATTGAAGAGTTGAAGAACATATGGCAACATGTGGTTCGAAGAAAGAATTTTGATAGCAGGGATCAGAACAAGGCTTCCAATGAGGAGAAGGCTCCTAATTTTGCTGGGGGAGGTAGTCAAGGCCTAAGATCAGAAAACAGTGCTGACCAGAATAAAAGGCTTGGTAAAAAAAGGAAGGACCAaagtgatgaagaagaagaaggtgggGAAGAGAATGAAGATGATGAGGACCCCTCAGCACAGAAGAAAGCTCGTGTGGTTTGGTCTGTTGAGCTGCATAGAAAATTTGTTGCTGCAGTTAATCAACTGGGCCTAGATA AGGCTGTTCCCAAGAAAATACTTGACCTAATGAATGTTGAAGGGCTTACAAGGGAAAATGTGGCAAGCCATCTACAG AAATATAGACTCTATCTGAAAAAGGCAGCCCAGCAAGCTAACATGGTTGCTGCATTGGGTGGTAGTGATTCTTACCTACGTATAGGTTCAATAGATGGATATGGAGATTTTTGCACCTCATCTGGGTCTGGAAGGATTACAAACGCTACATTACCATCATATGCATCTACTGGAATTTTCAGTAGGCTGAATTCTCCAGCTGCCTTGAACATGAGAGGAATTAGTTCTTCTGCACTTATCCGGCCTGTTCAGTCTCAAAACATCAACAGCTCCTTAAACACACTTGGAAACATTCAGCCATCCATTTTTCCTGCAAATCAAAGCTCAAGTTTATTACAAGGAATTCCAACATCAATTGAGCTTAACCAATCTAAGCAAAGAAACTGTACAACTGGAATATCACAGTTAAGCCAAGTTGATTCAAGTGGATTTACAGTTGCCTCTGGCTTCCCAGACCATAGGGCTACTGTTAATGGTCCAAACAATTCTCTCCCGTGTGTctcaaataatcatataatGTTACAAGGAAATCCACAAACGCATGGCCCAGGAGCGTTTAGCAATCAGTCTTCTGTCAGAGCGGCTTCTTTGTGTGCTGAATCTTTTGACGTGGGCTTATGTGGTTCTTCTAATTTGTTGGATCATAATCGGTGCAATGATAACTGGCAGAATGCAGCTCAATTGTCTAAATTTCCTGCCAATTCCTTGCCACTTTGTGAGGCTTTCAGCAATGACCAACTGCCTCCCACTAGCATCAATGATTCGAACTCAAGTACTCATATTGGCAACAACAGTCCAGTTGATTTTTCTTCTAGGATGGGAATTTCTGTTCCTTTGGAGGACACCAGAAATGAGCTGAGATGCCAAGAGGGCTTGATTGGGAATATTGTACAGCCTTCAAGTTACACACCACGACAAAGGTGGGAAGAACATAAACTGGATTATAACCAAAACATGAGCTGTCCCTTTAATTCTGTAAATTCACACGCTTCCTCCAGTGGAGTGACAAGTTCTATGGGGCATGttttaaaccaaaataataCAATTTGCAGCAATAGAGTTGATGCATCATCTTTGGTTGGCCAACTAAATGGAGCATCCCCATCAATCAGCCGGTGCACTGAAGTTGAGAAATTCTCTTCAGACATTCGACTGAAGCCAAATGAAGCCTACATTTTGGAGCAAATGAAGTCCCAAGATGGATTTATGCAGAATACTTTTGGGACCTTGGATGACATAATGGGTGTAATGGTCAAAAGG GAGCAAAATGAGTCGACATTGTTGGATGGAGAAATGGGATTTGATGCCTACCCTGTTGGATCATGCAACTGA
- the LOC100808358 gene encoding calmodulin-binding protein 60 E isoform X1: protein MESSKNNRVEKRGYELVEEGDDVQHHLTQTKKPKLPVLASVIVEALKVDSMQRLCSSLEPLLRKIVSEEVERALAKLGHAKLAERSPPPRLEGPAAKNLQLQFRTRMPPHLFTGGKVEGEQGSAIHVVLMDPNTGSIVQVGPESVAKLNVVVLEGDFNEEVDDDWTREHFESHEVKEREGKRPLLTGDLQVSLKEGVGTFGDLTFTDNSSWIRSRKFRLGVKVACGYCEEIRIREGKTETFAVKDHRGELYKKHYPPALHDEVWRLDRIAKDGALHKKLIQAKIVTVEDFLRLLVREPQKLRSILGSGMSNRMWENTVEHAKTCVLGGKLFVYYIDETNSSGIMFNNIYELRGLISDGQFFSLESLTPNQKMSVDSLVKKAYENWHRVVEYDGKVLNSHTNLKKESRAVATQIMHHNSFPEQQYTSAKNKVSYVSSEPNQHLQITNNYSSCPGLADYPFGRSDNHMVGMSLTDSQIALPGSMNYMSGENHEIGSTYFAGDWSRPRNAQGLEDIVAEELRLRSSEMLESDDMQRLLKTINAGVNMSTNLGHSNEGCNTYSLQYEPQMYHSFSEDQGKSSGKAVVGWLKLKAALRWGIFIRKKAAERRAQLTELN from the exons ATGGAAAGTTCCAAGAACAATAGAGTGGAGAAGAGAGGGTATGAGCTAGTTGAGGAGGGTGATGATGTACAGCACCATCTTACACAGACAAAGAAACCAAAACTACCCGTTTTAGCCAG TGTGATTGTGGAAGCTTTAAAGGTGGATAGTATGCAGAGACTTTGCTCATCTTTGGAACCCCTTCTCAGAAAAATT GTCAGTGAAGAAGTGGAGCGTGCTTTGGCAAAACTCGGCCATGCTAAACTGGCTGAAAG ATCTCCACCACCAAGATTAGAAGGACCAGCGGCAAAGAATCTGCAGCTTCAGTTCAGAACAAGAATGCCACCTCATTTGTTCACTGGTGGAAAGGTTGAGGGAGAACAAGGATCAGCAATCCATGTTGTGTTAATGGATCCCAACACAGGCAGTATTGTCCAAGTTGGACCAGAATCTGTTGCGAAATTGAATGTGGTGGTACTTGAAGGTGACTTTAATGAGGAAGTAGACGATGATTGGACAAGAGAGCACTTTGAAAGCCACGAAGTAAAGGAACGTGAGGGGAAAAGGCCACTTCTAACTGGAGATTTGCAGGTTAGCCTAAAGGAAGGAGTAGGAACCTTTGGTGATCTTACTTTCACGGACAATTCTAGCTGGATAAGAAGCAGAAAATTCCGGCTTGGGGTTAAGGTGGCTTGTGGTTATTGTGAGGAGATTCGTATTCGTGAGGGAAAAACTGAAACCTTTGCTGTTAAAGATCATAGAGGAGAAT TGTACAAGAAACACTACCCACCTGCTTTGCATGATGAAGTTTGGAGATTGGATCGGATAGCTAAGGATGGTGCACTTCACAAAAAATTGATTCAGGCAAAAATTGTAACTGTAGAAGATTTCCTACGTCTTCTTGTTCGTGAGCCACAGAAGTTAAGAAGT ATACTTGGTAGTGGAATGTCCAATAGAATGTGGGAGAATACTGTGGAGCATGCCAAGACATGTGTCTTGGGTGGCAAGCTCTTTGTATACTACATTGATGAAACCAATAGTTCTGGCATTATGTTCAACAATATATACGAGCTGAGAGGCCTCATTTCTGATGGCCAATTTTTCTCTTTGGAATCACTTACTCCAAATCAGAAG ATGTCTGTGGATTCCTTGGTGAAGAAAGCATATGAAAATTGGCACCGAGTTGTAGAATATGATGGAAAAGTTTTAAATTCTCATACTAATTTGAAAAAGGAATCAAGAGCTGTGGCCACTCAAATAATGCACCATAACAGTTTCCCTGAGCAGCAGTATACCTCAGCAAAGAACAAGGTGTCATACGTCTCCTCTGAACCAAATCAACATTTGCAAATAACAAATAACTATTCGTCCTGTCCTGGTTTGGCCGATTATCCATTTGGGAGATCCGACAATCACATGGTAGGAATGTCTTTAACTGACTCTCAAATAGCATTGCCTGGCAGCATGAATTACATGTCGGGTGAAAATCATGAAATTGGCAGTACATATTTTGCTGGAGATTGGTCCCGGCCAAGAAATGCTCAAGGTTTGGAAGACATTGTCGCAGAAGAACTTCGTCTTAGAAGTTCGGAGATGTTGGAGAGTGATGATATGCAGAGGTTACTCAAGACTATTAATGCAGGAGTGAACATGTCGACTAATCTTGGTCATTCTAACGAGGGTTGCAACACTTATAGCCTTCAATATGAGCCTCAGATGTATCATTCATTCAGCGAGGACCAGGGGAAGTCTTCGGGGAAGGCTGTTGTTGGGTGGCTTAAGCTCAAAGCTGCTTTAAGGTGGGGCATATTTATCAGGAAAAAAGCTGCAGAAAGGAGAGCACAGCTCACTGAGCTGAATTGA
- the LOC100808358 gene encoding calmodulin-binding protein 60 E isoform X2, which translates to MPPHLFTGGKVEGEQGSAIHVVLMDPNTGSIVQVGPESVAKLNVVVLEGDFNEEVDDDWTREHFESHEVKEREGKRPLLTGDLQVSLKEGVGTFGDLTFTDNSSWIRSRKFRLGVKVACGYCEEIRIREGKTETFAVKDHRGELYKKHYPPALHDEVWRLDRIAKDGALHKKLIQAKIVTVEDFLRLLVREPQKLRSILGSGMSNRMWENTVEHAKTCVLGGKLFVYYIDETNSSGIMFNNIYELRGLISDGQFFSLESLTPNQKMSVDSLVKKAYENWHRVVEYDGKVLNSHTNLKKESRAVATQIMHHNSFPEQQYTSAKNKVSYVSSEPNQHLQITNNYSSCPGLADYPFGRSDNHMVGMSLTDSQIALPGSMNYMSGENHEIGSTYFAGDWSRPRNAQGLEDIVAEELRLRSSEMLESDDMQRLLKTINAGVNMSTNLGHSNEGCNTYSLQYEPQMYHSFSEDQGKSSGKAVVGWLKLKAALRWGIFIRKKAAERRAQLTELN; encoded by the exons ATGCCACCTCATTTGTTCACTGGTGGAAAGGTTGAGGGAGAACAAGGATCAGCAATCCATGTTGTGTTAATGGATCCCAACACAGGCAGTATTGTCCAAGTTGGACCAGAATCTGTTGCGAAATTGAATGTGGTGGTACTTGAAGGTGACTTTAATGAGGAAGTAGACGATGATTGGACAAGAGAGCACTTTGAAAGCCACGAAGTAAAGGAACGTGAGGGGAAAAGGCCACTTCTAACTGGAGATTTGCAGGTTAGCCTAAAGGAAGGAGTAGGAACCTTTGGTGATCTTACTTTCACGGACAATTCTAGCTGGATAAGAAGCAGAAAATTCCGGCTTGGGGTTAAGGTGGCTTGTGGTTATTGTGAGGAGATTCGTATTCGTGAGGGAAAAACTGAAACCTTTGCTGTTAAAGATCATAGAGGAGAAT TGTACAAGAAACACTACCCACCTGCTTTGCATGATGAAGTTTGGAGATTGGATCGGATAGCTAAGGATGGTGCACTTCACAAAAAATTGATTCAGGCAAAAATTGTAACTGTAGAAGATTTCCTACGTCTTCTTGTTCGTGAGCCACAGAAGTTAAGAAGT ATACTTGGTAGTGGAATGTCCAATAGAATGTGGGAGAATACTGTGGAGCATGCCAAGACATGTGTCTTGGGTGGCAAGCTCTTTGTATACTACATTGATGAAACCAATAGTTCTGGCATTATGTTCAACAATATATACGAGCTGAGAGGCCTCATTTCTGATGGCCAATTTTTCTCTTTGGAATCACTTACTCCAAATCAGAAG ATGTCTGTGGATTCCTTGGTGAAGAAAGCATATGAAAATTGGCACCGAGTTGTAGAATATGATGGAAAAGTTTTAAATTCTCATACTAATTTGAAAAAGGAATCAAGAGCTGTGGCCACTCAAATAATGCACCATAACAGTTTCCCTGAGCAGCAGTATACCTCAGCAAAGAACAAGGTGTCATACGTCTCCTCTGAACCAAATCAACATTTGCAAATAACAAATAACTATTCGTCCTGTCCTGGTTTGGCCGATTATCCATTTGGGAGATCCGACAATCACATGGTAGGAATGTCTTTAACTGACTCTCAAATAGCATTGCCTGGCAGCATGAATTACATGTCGGGTGAAAATCATGAAATTGGCAGTACATATTTTGCTGGAGATTGGTCCCGGCCAAGAAATGCTCAAGGTTTGGAAGACATTGTCGCAGAAGAACTTCGTCTTAGAAGTTCGGAGATGTTGGAGAGTGATGATATGCAGAGGTTACTCAAGACTATTAATGCAGGAGTGAACATGTCGACTAATCTTGGTCATTCTAACGAGGGTTGCAACACTTATAGCCTTCAATATGAGCCTCAGATGTATCATTCATTCAGCGAGGACCAGGGGAAGTCTTCGGGGAAGGCTGTTGTTGGGTGGCTTAAGCTCAAAGCTGCTTTAAGGTGGGGCATATTTATCAGGAAAAAAGCTGCAGAAAGGAGAGCACAGCTCACTGAGCTGAATTGA